A region from the Mesorhizobium sp. J8 genome encodes:
- a CDS encoding ABC transporter substrate-binding protein, with product MSHNIGSKPAISGISRRQFIATSVAGGAALAFGRGKAFAQAADTLKVGFVSPRTGPLAGFGETDGYVLDLARKALAKGIELGGKKYSVEILDQDTQSDPSRAGQLAKDLINNQAIDLMLAVSTPEVINPVADACEAAGVPCLSTVMPWEAWYFGRGAKPGAPSPFKWTYHFGFGVGEFFKTYISQWNLIETNKKVGVMYPNDADGNAIRANLAPLLAKQGFTIVDPGAYETGTTDYSSQIALFKQEGVEIFNSFPIPPDFAAFWRQAAQQGLTRQIKIAQVAKTGLFPSDIEALGDLGMKISSAAYWHKAFPYTSPLTGVSGTELADGYEAASGKQWTQQLGASMSLLDAGFEALKASSNAKDKAAVAKALSVLKTETMIGKVDFTSGPVANVSPGPIIGTQWVAAKEGSKFPLDYVVTENATDPNVPVGAKLQPYNG from the coding sequence ATGTCTCATAATATCGGCAGCAAGCCCGCCATATCGGGCATTTCACGACGCCAGTTCATCGCCACATCGGTGGCCGGCGGCGCAGCCCTTGCGTTCGGCCGCGGCAAGGCTTTCGCGCAGGCCGCCGACACGCTCAAGGTCGGCTTCGTCAGCCCGCGCACCGGCCCGCTCGCCGGCTTTGGCGAAACCGACGGCTATGTGCTTGACCTCGCCCGCAAGGCCCTGGCCAAAGGCATCGAGCTCGGCGGCAAGAAATACAGCGTCGAGATCCTCGACCAGGACACCCAGTCGGATCCGTCGCGCGCCGGCCAGTTGGCAAAAGACCTGATCAACAACCAGGCTATCGACCTGATGCTGGCCGTTTCCACGCCCGAGGTGATCAACCCGGTCGCCGATGCCTGCGAGGCGGCCGGCGTGCCGTGCCTCTCCACCGTCATGCCATGGGAAGCGTGGTATTTCGGCCGCGGCGCCAAGCCGGGCGCGCCCTCGCCTTTCAAATGGACCTATCATTTCGGCTTCGGCGTCGGCGAATTCTTCAAGACCTATATTTCGCAGTGGAACCTGATCGAGACCAACAAGAAGGTCGGCGTCATGTATCCGAACGACGCCGACGGCAATGCCATTCGCGCCAACCTGGCGCCGCTTCTGGCCAAGCAGGGTTTTACGATCGTCGATCCCGGCGCCTATGAGACCGGCACCACCGACTATTCCTCGCAGATCGCGCTGTTCAAGCAGGAAGGCGTCGAGATCTTCAACTCCTTCCCGATCCCGCCGGACTTCGCCGCCTTCTGGCGCCAGGCCGCGCAGCAGGGGCTGACAAGGCAGATCAAGATCGCCCAGGTCGCCAAGACCGGCCTGTTCCCCTCCGACATCGAGGCGCTCGGCGATCTCGGCATGAAGATCTCGAGCGCCGCCTATTGGCACAAGGCCTTCCCCTACACGTCGCCGCTGACCGGCGTCTCCGGCACCGAGCTTGCCGATGGTTACGAGGCGGCGAGCGGCAAGCAGTGGACACAGCAGCTCGGCGCCTCGATGTCGCTGCTCGACGCCGGCTTCGAAGCCCTGAAGGCGAGTTCCAACGCCAAGGACAAGGCAGCGGTCGCCAAGGCACTGAGCGTGCTTAAGACCGAGACCATGATCGGCAAGGTCGACTTCACCAGCGGCCCGGTCGCGAACGTGTCCCCCGGTCCGATCATCGGCACGCAATGGGTCGCCGCCAAGGAAGGCTCGAAATTCCCGCTCGACTATGTCGTGACCGAGAACGCCACGGACCCAAATGTGCCGGTCGGGGCCAAGCTCCAGCCCTACAACGGCTGA
- the pcaG gene encoding protocatechuate 3,4-dioxygenase subunit alpha, translated as MAQSLDRLKESPSQTAGPYVHIGLTPNFCGIGGVYTNDLGSTMLNGETKGERIELRIRVLDGTGMPLKDALIEIWQADADGLYNSPSELRGAADPNFPGWGRQPTDMETGVCLFRTIKPGRVPFRDGRLMAPHITLWIVARGINIGLSTRLYFSDEEKANAEDPILARIEHRVRVPTLIAERQGDAYVFDIHLQGEKETVFFDS; from the coding sequence ATGGCGCAGTCGCTCGACCGGTTGAAGGAAAGCCCTTCGCAGACCGCGGGCCCTTACGTGCATATCGGGCTGACGCCCAATTTCTGCGGTATCGGCGGCGTCTATACGAACGACCTTGGCTCGACGATGCTCAATGGCGAGACCAAGGGCGAGCGCATCGAGCTGCGCATCCGCGTGCTCGACGGCACCGGCATGCCGCTCAAGGATGCGCTGATCGAGATCTGGCAGGCGGACGCCGACGGGCTCTACAATTCGCCGTCGGAATTGCGCGGCGCCGCCGATCCGAATTTCCCTGGATGGGGCCGGCAGCCGACCGACATGGAAACGGGCGTCTGCCTGTTCCGGACGATCAAGCCGGGCCGCGTGCCGTTTCGCGACGGCCGGCTGATGGCGCCGCACATCACGCTGTGGATCGTGGCGCGCGGCATCAATATCGGCCTCAGCACCAGGCTCTACTTCTCCGACGAGGAGAAGGCCAATGCCGAGGACCCGATCCTTGCCCGCATCGAACATCGCGTTCGGGTGCCGACGCTGATCGCCGAGCGCCAGGGCGATGCTTACGTCTTCGACATCCATTTGCAGGGCGAGAAGGAGACGGTCTTCTTCGACAGTTGA
- the pcaQ gene encoding pca operon transcription factor PcaQ, producing the protein MVESRIRFRHLQAFLEVARQGSVARAADFLHVSAPAVTKTLRELEEALGVAVVERDGRGIRVTRLGEIFLGHAGSAISALKRGVDSVRQDGALHRDPIRIGALPTVSARVMPLAMNLFLEENTGAALKIVTGENAVLLEQLRVGALDLVVGRLAAPEHMTGFFFEHLYSEQVLFVVRAGHPLSEPGADIFARLDDFPVLMPTRESVIRPFVDRLFITNGMTAPATEIETVSDSFGRSFMRQSNAVWIISAGVVANEIASGAFVALPVDTEETKGPVGLTMRTDTAPSPAFTILLQTIREAARHHA; encoded by the coding sequence ATGGTCGAAAGCCGGATCCGCTTCCGCCATCTGCAGGCCTTTCTCGAAGTCGCTCGGCAAGGCAGCGTGGCGCGCGCGGCCGACTTCCTGCATGTCAGCGCGCCGGCCGTGACCAAGACCTTGCGTGAGCTGGAAGAAGCGCTCGGCGTCGCCGTGGTCGAGCGTGACGGGCGCGGCATCCGGGTCACGCGTCTCGGCGAGATCTTCCTCGGTCATGCCGGCTCGGCGATCTCGGCGCTGAAGCGCGGCGTCGATTCCGTGCGCCAGGACGGCGCTCTCCATCGCGACCCGATCCGCATCGGCGCGCTGCCGACTGTGTCGGCGCGCGTGATGCCGCTCGCCATGAACCTGTTCCTCGAGGAAAACACCGGCGCCGCGCTCAAGATCGTCACCGGCGAGAACGCCGTGCTGCTCGAACAGTTGCGCGTCGGCGCGCTCGACCTCGTCGTCGGCCGGCTCGCGGCGCCGGAGCACATGACCGGCTTCTTCTTCGAACATCTCTATTCCGAGCAGGTGCTGTTCGTGGTGCGGGCCGGGCATCCCCTGTCGGAACCCGGGGCAGACATCTTCGCGCGGCTCGACGACTTCCCCGTCCTGATGCCGACGCGGGAATCCGTCATACGCCCCTTCGTCGACCGGCTCTTCATCACCAACGGCATGACCGCGCCCGCCACGGAGATCGAAACCGTTTCCGATTCCTTCGGCCGTTCCTTCATGCGCCAGAGCAATGCGGTATGGATCATCTCGGCCGGCGTCGTTGCCAATGAGATCGCCAGCGGCGCTTTCGTCGCACTGCCGGTGGATACGGAGGAGACCAAAGGGCCGGTGGGCTTGACCATGCGCACCGACACCGCGCCCTCGCCCGCCTTCACCATCCTGTTGCAGACGATCCGCGAAGCCGCGCGGCACCACGCCTGA
- a CDS encoding CoA transferase subunit A, with protein sequence MVKFLPLTEAVAENLHDGDTVAFEGFTHLIPTAAAHEAIRQGFRDLTLIRMTPDLIYDQMIGMGMARKVVFSYVGNPGVGLLRRARDAIENGFPRAVEVEEHSHAGMANAYEAGAAGLPCAVFRGYRGAGLASVNPNIRSVTCPFTGEVLAAVPAIRPDVTFIHAQKADRKGNVLVEGIIGIQKEAVLAAKRAVVTVEEVVDNFDDLHPNLTVLPSWTIAAISIVPGGSHPSYTHGYYERDNAAYLEWDEIAADRDRFQAWIQKNVIESSADDFASRVEHLRKAA encoded by the coding sequence ATGGTCAAGTTCCTGCCGCTGACAGAGGCGGTCGCGGAAAACCTGCATGACGGCGACACGGTCGCCTTCGAGGGCTTCACCCATCTGATTCCCACCGCCGCCGCGCATGAGGCGATCCGCCAGGGCTTTCGCGACCTGACGCTGATCCGCATGACGCCCGACCTGATCTACGACCAGATGATCGGCATGGGCATGGCGAGAAAGGTCGTCTTCTCCTATGTCGGCAATCCTGGCGTCGGCCTGCTCAGGCGCGCCCGCGACGCCATCGAGAACGGGTTTCCGCGCGCCGTCGAGGTCGAGGAGCACAGCCATGCCGGCATGGCCAACGCTTATGAGGCGGGCGCGGCCGGCCTGCCTTGCGCGGTGTTCCGCGGCTATCGCGGCGCCGGTCTCGCCTCGGTCAACCCCAACATCAGATCGGTCACCTGCCCGTTCACCGGCGAGGTGCTGGCCGCCGTCCCGGCGATAAGGCCGGACGTCACCTTCATCCATGCGCAGAAGGCGGACCGCAAAGGCAATGTGCTGGTCGAGGGCATCATCGGCATCCAGAAGGAAGCGGTGCTGGCTGCGAAGCGCGCGGTCGTGACGGTCGAGGAAGTGGTCGACAATTTCGACGACCTCCATCCCAACCTCACCGTGCTGCCAAGCTGGACGATCGCGGCGATCTCCATCGTGCCGGGCGGTTCGCATCCCTCCTACACGCATGGCTACTACGAGCGCGACAACGCTGCCTATCTCGAATGGGACGAGATCGCCGCCGACCGCGACCGTTTCCAGGCGTGGATCCAGAAGAACGTCATCGAGAGCAGCGCCGACGACTTTGCCAGCCGCGTCGAGCATCTGAGGAAAGCCGCATGA
- a CDS encoding CoA-transferase subunit beta: MSDAKNMGFSPNEMMTIAASRALKSDDVCFVGIGAPSAACNVARLTHAPDITLIYESGTIGTAPDVLPLSIGDGELCETAVTTVAVPEMFRYWLQGGRISIGFLGAAQLDKFGNINTTVIGDYAHPKTRLPGGGGAPEIATSSKQVYITMAQSKRGMVEKIDFFTSFGHGDGGDHRQRLGIDTAGPTLLITDLAIWKPDPVTKEFTVVSLHPGVTRTQVQETCGWVVKFAEALDQTPAPTELELKTLRDLQARTKAAHQGTAKGKAA, from the coding sequence ATGAGCGACGCGAAAAATATGGGCTTCAGCCCGAACGAGATGATGACGATTGCCGCCAGCCGCGCCTTGAAAAGCGACGATGTCTGCTTCGTCGGCATCGGCGCGCCGTCGGCCGCCTGCAACGTCGCGCGGCTGACGCATGCGCCCGACATCACGCTGATCTACGAGAGCGGCACCATCGGCACCGCGCCCGATGTCTTGCCGCTGTCGATCGGCGACGGCGAATTGTGCGAGACGGCGGTCACCACCGTCGCGGTGCCGGAGATGTTTCGCTACTGGCTGCAGGGCGGGCGCATCTCGATCGGCTTCCTGGGCGCCGCTCAGCTCGACAAGTTCGGCAACATCAACACCACCGTCATCGGCGACTATGCACATCCCAAGACCCGCCTGCCCGGCGGCGGCGGCGCGCCGGAGATCGCCACCTCGTCGAAACAGGTCTACATCACCATGGCCCAGTCGAAGCGCGGCATGGTCGAGAAGATCGACTTCTTCACCTCCTTCGGCCATGGCGACGGCGGCGATCATCGCCAGCGGCTTGGCATCGACACCGCCGGGCCGACGCTTTTGATCACCGACCTCGCCATCTGGAAGCCGGACCCCGTGACCAAGGAATTCACCGTGGTGTCGCTGCATCCAGGCGTCACGCGCACGCAGGTGCAGGAGACCTGTGGCTGGGTCGTAAAATTCGCGGAGGCCCTTGACCAGACGCCGGCGCCGACGGAACTCGAGCTGAAGACATTGCGCGACCTGCAGGCCCGCACCAAGGCGGCGCATCAAGGAACCGCGAAAGGGAAAGCTGCCTAG
- a CDS encoding 3-carboxy-cis,cis-muconate cycloisomerase: MTVSPFDHPLLSGLLGDEEAARHFSVEADIDAVLDFERALAEAEAELGVIPRDAGTAIVAALAAFRPDTARLRAGVAKDGVVVPELVRQIRAIVGAPHDAYVHFGATSQDVIDTSLVLRLRRAVEHIGLLLSENIVRLVSLEQEFGGRALTAMTRMQPAISIAAADRIASWRMPLERNQQRLKEQAGRLVVVQFGGAAGTLDKLGDKAAAVRAALAAKLGLADAPQWHSQRDALAEFAGWLSLVTGSLAKFGQDVALMSLTGSDIKLSGGGGSSAMPHKQNPVKAETLVALARFNAVQLSGMHQALVHEQERSGAAWTLEWLVLPQMVVATAAALRLAAELAAQIESLGH, encoded by the coding sequence ATGACCGTTTCGCCCTTCGATCATCCTCTGCTTTCCGGCCTGCTCGGCGACGAGGAGGCGGCCAGGCATTTTTCCGTCGAAGCCGATATCGACGCGGTGCTCGATTTCGAGCGGGCGCTGGCCGAGGCGGAAGCGGAGTTGGGTGTCATCCCGCGTGATGCCGGGACGGCGATCGTGGCAGCGCTGGCCGCGTTCCGGCCGGACACGGCGAGGCTGCGCGCCGGTGTGGCCAAGGACGGGGTCGTCGTGCCGGAACTGGTGCGGCAGATTCGGGCGATCGTCGGTGCGCCGCACGACGCATATGTGCATTTCGGCGCCACCAGCCAGGATGTCATTGACACCTCGCTGGTGCTCAGGCTGCGCCGGGCGGTCGAGCATATCGGCCTGCTGCTGAGCGAGAATATCGTACGCCTTGTCAGCCTTGAACAGGAGTTCGGAGGCAGGGCGCTGACGGCGATGACGCGCATGCAGCCGGCCATATCGATCGCAGCGGCCGACCGGATCGCTTCCTGGCGGATGCCGCTCGAGCGCAACCAGCAACGCTTGAAGGAACAGGCCGGCCGGCTGGTCGTGGTACAGTTCGGAGGCGCGGCCGGCACGCTCGACAAGCTCGGCGACAAGGCCGCCGCTGTCCGCGCCGCGCTTGCCGCGAAGCTTGGTCTTGCCGATGCGCCGCAATGGCATAGTCAGCGCGACGCTCTGGCCGAATTCGCCGGCTGGCTGTCGCTGGTGACGGGCAGCCTCGCCAAGTTCGGGCAGGATGTCGCGCTGATGTCGCTGACGGGCTCCGACATCAAATTGTCCGGTGGCGGCGGTTCGTCGGCCATGCCGCACAAGCAGAATCCGGTGAAGGCCGAAACGCTGGTGGCGCTGGCCAGGTTCAATGCCGTTCAGCTCTCCGGCATGCACCAGGCGCTGGTGCATGAGCAGGAACGTTCGGGCGCCGCGTGGACACTGGAATGGCTCGTCCTGCCGCAAATGGTCGTGGCGACCGCGGCCGCGCTCAGGCTTGCCGCCGAGCTGGCCGCGCAGATCGAGAGCCTCGGTCATTGA
- the pcaH gene encoding protocatechuate 3,4-dioxygenase subunit beta — translation MAERGSNHSPETGAFFQRDRQWHPAAFTPNYKSSVLRSPQRALVAFDNTLSELTGPVFGHAMLGELDNDLIHNFARPGESALGERIIVHGRVLDERGKGVPGVLLEFWQANAGGRYRHKKDAYLAPLDPNFGGCGRTITGEDGSYAFRTVRPGPYPWPNGPNDWRPAHIHFSVFGHGFAQRLITQMYFEGDPLIWRCPIVGGISNREAVEALIAALDMQSTIPMDALAYKFDIVLRGRRSTLFENRPEGN, via the coding sequence ATGGCTGAGCGAGGCTCGAACCATTCACCGGAGACCGGCGCCTTCTTCCAGCGCGACCGCCAGTGGCATCCGGCCGCCTTCACGCCGAACTACAAGAGCTCGGTGCTGCGCTCGCCGCAACGGGCATTGGTGGCATTCGACAACACGCTGTCAGAACTGACCGGACCGGTCTTCGGGCACGCGATGCTCGGCGAGCTCGACAACGACCTGATCCATAATTTCGCCAGGCCTGGCGAAAGCGCCCTCGGCGAGCGCATCATCGTCCATGGACGCGTGCTCGACGAGCGGGGCAAGGGCGTGCCTGGCGTGCTGCTCGAATTCTGGCAGGCCAATGCCGGCGGCCGCTACCGTCACAAGAAGGACGCCTATCTCGCCCCCCTCGATCCGAATTTCGGCGGCTGCGGCCGCACGATCACCGGCGAAGACGGCAGCTACGCCTTTCGCACGGTCAGGCCCGGGCCCTATCCGTGGCCGAACGGGCCGAACGACTGGCGGCCGGCGCATATCCATTTTTCCGTGTTCGGCCACGGCTTCGCGCAGCGACTGATCACACAGATGTATTTCGAGGGCGATCCGCTGATCTGGCGTTGTCCGATCGTCGGCGGCATTTCCAACAGGGAAGCGGTCGAGGCGCTGATCGCCGCGCTCGACATGCAGTCGACCATCCCGATGGATGCGCTCGCCTACAAGTTCGACATCGTGCTGCGCGGGCGCCGCTCGACGTTGTTCGAGAACAGGCCGGAGGGCAATTGA
- the pobA gene encoding 4-hydroxybenzoate 3-monooxygenase — MRTQVAIIGSGPSGLLLGQLLARIGVETIILERSSREHVLGRVRAGVLEQGTVDLLGEAGAAERLHAQGLPHEGISLAFDGCAHRIDMTALTGGKHVTVYGQTEVTLDLMQKREAAGLPTVFETSNVALHDFDGASPFVAYEKDGVTHRIDCDFIAGCDGYHGVSRRSVPENALKTFERHYPFGWLGVLAEVPPADHELVYANHERGFALCSMRSPQRSRYYVQVPADERVEAWSDDRFWDELRRRLPVQIAAAVTTGPSFEKSIAPLRSFVAEPMRFGRMFLVGDAAHIVPPTGAKGLNLAASDVRYLFAGLREFYGDKSEAGLDAYSAKALARVWKAVRFSWWMTTILHRFPETGEFGQRIQEAELDYLVHSKAASTALAENYVGLPY; from the coding sequence ATGCGCACGCAGGTCGCCATCATCGGGTCCGGACCGTCCGGGCTGCTGCTCGGACAGTTGCTCGCCAGGATCGGGGTCGAGACGATCATCCTCGAGCGGTCGAGCCGCGAACATGTGCTCGGCCGCGTTCGCGCCGGCGTGCTCGAACAGGGCACGGTCGACCTGCTCGGCGAAGCGGGCGCGGCGGAGAGGCTCCATGCCCAGGGCCTGCCGCATGAAGGCATTTCGCTCGCCTTCGACGGCTGCGCGCATCGCATCGACATGACCGCGCTCACCGGCGGCAAGCATGTCACCGTCTATGGCCAGACCGAGGTCACGCTCGATTTGATGCAGAAGCGCGAGGCGGCGGGACTCCCGACCGTCTTCGAAACGTCGAACGTCGCGCTGCATGATTTCGACGGCGCGTCGCCCTTCGTCGCCTATGAGAAGGACGGCGTCACGCACCGCATCGACTGCGACTTCATTGCCGGCTGCGACGGCTATCACGGCGTCAGCCGCAGGTCGGTGCCGGAAAACGCCTTGAAGACGTTCGAGCGACACTATCCGTTCGGCTGGCTGGGCGTGCTGGCCGAGGTGCCGCCGGCCGACCATGAACTGGTCTATGCCAATCACGAGCGAGGCTTCGCGCTCTGCTCGATGCGCTCGCCGCAGCGCAGCCGCTACTATGTGCAGGTTCCCGCCGACGAGCGCGTCGAGGCCTGGTCGGACGACCGCTTCTGGGACGAGTTGCGCCGCCGCCTGCCGGTGCAGATAGCAGCTGCCGTGACGACCGGGCCGTCCTTCGAGAAGTCGATCGCGCCGCTGCGCTCCTTCGTCGCCGAGCCGATGCGCTTCGGAAGGATGTTCCTGGTCGGCGACGCCGCCCACATCGTGCCGCCGACCGGCGCGAAGGGCCTCAACCTTGCAGCCAGCGACGTGCGCTATCTCTTTGCCGGTCTTCGCGAATTCTATGGCGACAAATCCGAAGCCGGGCTCGACGCTTATTCAGCCAAGGCGCTGGCGCGGGTCTGGAAAGCCGTGCGCTTCTCCTGGTGGATGACGACGATCCTGCACCGCTTTCCCGAGACCGGCGAATTCGGCCAGCGCATCCAGGAAGCCGAACTCGATTACCTCGTGCATTCCAAGGCCGCATCGACCGCTCTCGCCGAAAATTACGTCGGTCTTCCTTATTGA
- the pcaD gene encoding 3-oxoadipate enol-lactonase encodes MPFVSIGGVTLHHRYIEATGTSRPIIFINSLGTDFRIWDDVVARLAGEVPMLVYDKRGHGLSDIGGGVRSIDDHADDLMGLIDHFGFGKVVLCGLSVGGLIAQRLYTRHPKRVEALILSDTAHKIGTAESWNARIATVERDGIEVIADGIMKVWFTPGFHAARAADLAGCRNMLTRQALPGYIGTCMAVRDADLTDAARRIAVPTLCVVGDQDGSTPPDLVRSLAELIPGARFEVIRDAAHIPCIEQPDALVTLIRDFAASLPEETSAHG; translated from the coding sequence GTGCCATTCGTCAGCATAGGCGGCGTGACGCTGCATCACCGCTACATCGAGGCGACGGGCACGTCGCGTCCGATCATCTTCATCAATTCGCTGGGCACCGATTTCCGGATCTGGGACGACGTCGTCGCGCGGCTTGCCGGCGAAGTGCCGATGCTCGTCTACGACAAGCGCGGGCATGGGTTGTCGGATATCGGCGGCGGCGTGCGCTCGATCGACGACCATGCCGACGACCTGATGGGCCTCATCGATCATTTCGGCTTCGGGAAGGTCGTGCTGTGCGGCCTGTCGGTCGGCGGCCTGATCGCGCAGCGCCTCTATACCCGCCATCCCAAACGCGTGGAGGCGCTGATCCTCAGCGACACAGCGCACAAAATAGGCACCGCCGAAAGCTGGAACGCGCGCATCGCGACCGTGGAGCGCGACGGCATCGAGGTGATCGCCGACGGAATCATGAAAGTCTGGTTCACGCCGGGTTTCCACGCCGCACGCGCGGCCGATCTGGCCGGCTGCCGCAACATGCTGACCAGGCAGGCGCTGCCCGGTTACATCGGCACATGCATGGCTGTGCGCGACGCCGACCTCACCGATGCGGCGCGGCGCATCGCGGTGCCGACGCTTTGTGTCGTCGGCGACCAGGACGGCTCGACTCCGCCGGATCTGGTCCGCTCGCTGGCCGAGCTGATCCCCGGCGCGCGCTTCGAGGTGATCCGCGATGCCGCGCACATCCCTTGCATCGAGCAGCCCGACGCGCTCGTCACCTTGATCCGGGATTTCGCCGCCTCGTTGCCTGAGGAAACGTCTGCCCATGGATGA
- the pcaC gene encoding 4-carboxymuconolactone decarboxylase: protein MDDVTKNRYRTGLEVRRSVLGDPHVDRAEDAATDFDRPFQQLITEAAWGTVWARPGWSKRERSIVTLALLAALGHDDEVAMHVRATANTGATRDDICEAFLHVAVYAGVPAANRAFKIAKEVFAQMDGAAHG from the coding sequence ATGGATGATGTCACGAAGAACCGCTACCGGACGGGTCTCGAGGTCCGCCGCTCCGTGCTTGGCGATCCCCACGTCGACCGTGCCGAGGATGCCGCGACCGATTTCGACCGGCCGTTCCAGCAGTTGATCACCGAGGCCGCCTGGGGAACGGTATGGGCGCGGCCGGGCTGGTCGAAGCGTGAGCGTTCGATCGTGACGCTGGCCCTGCTTGCCGCGCTCGGCCATGACGACGAGGTGGCCATGCATGTGCGCGCCACCGCCAATACAGGCGCCACGCGGGACGACATCTGCGAGGCCTTCCTGCACGTCGCGGTCTATGCCGGCGTGCCGGCAGCCAACCGCGCCTTCAAGATTGCCAAGGAGGTGTTCGCGCAGATGGACGGAGCCGCCCATGGCTGA
- a CDS encoding ABC transporter ATP-binding protein, translating to MGAEEAVGIVGPNGAGKTTLLSVLSGAYPPSAGTIAFKGDDVTALPATQRCRLGLVRTHQVPKPFGGMTAFENVFVAASHGAGLGRDEAYEEALGSLKLCGMFSVANRRAETLGLLDRKRLELARALAAKPTLLLLDEIGGGLTDGEAGELVETIRELRRRRIGIVWIEHIVHVLLQVAERLICMDAGKIIADGEPQAVMADPQVISAYLGGGPK from the coding sequence ATGGGCGCCGAGGAAGCGGTCGGCATCGTCGGCCCGAACGGCGCCGGCAAGACGACGCTGCTCAGCGTGCTCTCCGGCGCTTATCCGCCGAGCGCCGGAACCATCGCCTTCAAGGGCGATGACGTCACGGCGCTGCCGGCCACGCAGCGCTGCCGGCTGGGCCTGGTGCGCACCCATCAGGTGCCGAAACCCTTCGGCGGCATGACCGCCTTCGAGAATGTCTTCGTCGCCGCCTCGCACGGCGCCGGACTCGGCCGCGACGAGGCTTATGAGGAAGCGCTCGGCTCGCTGAAGCTCTGCGGCATGTTCAGTGTCGCTAACCGCCGCGCCGAGACGCTCGGCCTGCTCGACCGCAAGCGGCTGGAGCTCGCCCGCGCGCTCGCCGCGAAGCCGACGCTGCTTCTGCTCGACGAGATCGGCGGCGGCCTGACCGACGGCGAGGCGGGCGAGCTCGTCGAGACCATCCGCGAATTGCGCCGCCGCAGGATAGGCATCGTCTGGATCGAGCACATCGTCCACGTGCTCTTGCAAGTGGCCGAACGGCTGATCTGCATGGATGCCGGCAAGATCATCGCCGACGGCGAGCCGCAGGCGGTGATGGCCGACCCGCAGGTGATCAGCGCGTATCTCGGCGGAGGCCCGAAATGA
- the pcaF gene encoding 3-oxoadipyl-CoA thiolase, protein MTEAFICDYIRTPIGRFGGALSSVRADDLGAIPLRALVERNLGVDWAAVDDLVYGCANQAGEDNRNVARMALLLAGLPQDIPGSTVNRLCGSGMDAVTIAARAIKAGEAELMVAGGVESMSRAPFVMPKADTAFSRNAEIYDTTIGWRFVNPLMKKQYGVDSMPETGENVAEDFSVSRADQDAFAVRSQDKAVAAQANGRLAKEITPVTIPQRKGDAIVVSKDEHPRAGTTIEALAKLPTPFRQGGTVTAGNASGVNDGAAALIVASEAAARKHGLTPIARILGGAVAGVAPRIMGIGPAPATKKLCARLGLTPEQFDVIELNEAFASQGIAVLRQLGISEKAEHVNPNGGAIALGHPLGMSGARITGTAALELSERGGKLALATMCIGVGQGIAIALERV, encoded by the coding sequence ATGACCGAAGCCTTCATCTGCGACTACATTCGCACGCCGATCGGCCGCTTCGGCGGCGCGCTGTCCTCCGTCCGCGCCGACGATCTCGGCGCCATCCCGTTGCGGGCGCTGGTCGAGCGCAACTTGGGCGTCGACTGGGCGGCTGTCGACGACCTCGTCTATGGCTGCGCCAACCAGGCCGGCGAGGACAACCGCAACGTCGCGCGCATGGCGCTGCTGCTGGCCGGCCTGCCGCAGGACATTCCCGGTTCGACCGTCAACCGTCTGTGCGGTTCCGGCATGGATGCCGTCACCATCGCCGCCCGCGCCATCAAGGCCGGCGAGGCGGAGCTGATGGTCGCCGGCGGTGTGGAATCGATGAGCCGGGCGCCCTTCGTCATGCCGAAGGCCGACACCGCCTTCTCGCGCAATGCCGAGATCTACGACACCACCATCGGCTGGCGCTTCGTCAACCCGCTGATGAAGAAACAGTATGGCGTCGATTCCATGCCGGAGACCGGCGAGAACGTCGCCGAGGACTTTTCCGTCAGCAGAGCTGATCAGGACGCCTTCGCCGTGCGCAGCCAGGACAAGGCGGTGGCCGCGCAGGCCAATGGCCGGCTGGCGAAGGAAATCACGCCGGTGACCATCCCGCAGAGAAAGGGCGACGCGATCGTCGTGTCGAAGGACGAACATCCCCGCGCCGGCACCACCATCGAAGCGCTGGCCAAATTGCCGACGCCGTTCCGCCAGGGCGGCACCGTCACCGCCGGCAACGCTTCCGGCGTCAATGATGGCGCGGCCGCCCTCATCGTCGCTTCGGAAGCGGCAGCCAGGAAACATGGCCTGACGCCGATCGCCCGCATCCTCGGCGGTGCGGTCGCCGGCGTCGCGCCGCGCATCATGGGCATCGGTCCGGCGCCCGCCACGAAGAAGCTTTGCGCCCGCCTTGGCCTGACGCCCGAACAGTTCGACGTCATCGAATTGAACGAAGCCTTCGCCTCCCAGGGCATTGCCGTGCTCCGCCAACTCGGAATTTCCGAGAAGGCGGAGCATGTGAACCCCAATGGCGGCGCGATCGCGCTGGGCCACCCGCTCGGCATGTCGGGCGCGCGCATCACCGGCACGGCGGCGCTTGAGCTCAGCGAACGCGGCGGCAAGCTGGCTTTGGCCACCATGTGCATAGGCGTCGGCCAGGGCATCGCGATTGCGCTGGAGCGGGTCTGA